A single Danio aesculapii chromosome 19, fDanAes4.1, whole genome shotgun sequence DNA region contains:
- the LOC130246961 gene encoding zinc finger BED domain-containing protein 4-like, whose protein sequence is MYVLQTRDMPESHTGNNLAEHLRKAIGEWGIAEKDPVIVTDNASNMTIAAEEAEFKCYAHTLNLAAQRALKITAVTRLLGRVRRIVSFFRRSTTANHMLKEKQRLLQLPEHKLMTDVVTRWNSAHDMLERFLEQQLAICATLLSSEVSKTEKDLCTLTESDVTFDVLEKPWYYYCMFTFMAARLATSCFLSS, encoded by the exons ATGTATGTTTTGCAAACCAGGGACATGCCCGAGAGCCACACCGGAAACAACCTGGCAGAACATCTGAGAAAGGCCATCGGTGAGTGGGGAATCGCAGAAAAGGATCCGGTAATCGTCACTGACAATGCGTCAAATATGACAATCGCGGCTGAGGAGGCAGAATTCAAATGTTATGCTCATACGCTAAATCTAGCTGCACAACGTGCCCTCAAAATCACAGCAGTTACACGCCTGCTGGGAAGGGTGAGACGCATTGTGAGTTTCTTCAGACGGAGCACCACAGCCAACCACATGCTGAAAGAGAAACAGAGGCTTCTACAACTACCAGAGCACAAGTTGATGACGGATGTAGTTACCAG ATGGAATAGTGCACATGACATGCTGGAAAGATTCCTGGAGCAACAACTGGCCATCTGCGCAACCCTGCTCTCGAGTGAAGTCAGTAAGACCGAGAAAGATCTGTGCACACTAACTGAGTCGGACGTGACATTTGATGTTTTGGAGAAGCCATGGTACTACTACTGTATGTTTACTTTCATGGCAGCTAGACTTGCTACCTCATGTTTTTTGTCAAGCTAA